Within the Hevea brasiliensis isolate MT/VB/25A 57/8 chromosome 2, ASM3005281v1, whole genome shotgun sequence genome, the region atatatatatatatatatatatatatatatatatatatatatatatatacacatgcgCACACACATATTTCCCTCACAACTAAAATATGAAAATCAACATCTTTAGTAACAAGAcagagaagaaagaaagaaagaaagaaagaaagaaagaatggAGTCAAACCACAACATGGAACCACCACTCTGCGCTAATGACTGTGGCTTCTATGAAACAGTACAGAAGCGGAATTTATGCTCCAAATGTTACAAAGAATACCAAGAGCAAGAAGAGCATGCAATAAAAGCAGTGACTTCTTCCATAGACCAGCTTTCTTTGGTTGCTGAAACTGTTGTAGATTCAAGCGATGAAGCTGCTTCAACAAGCACAAAGAATCGATGCACTAGCTGCAACAAGAGGCTAGGATTAACGGGGTTCAACTGCCGTTGTGGGTATGTGTTCTGCAGGTCGCATAGATACCCTGAAGACCATGCTTGTACTATTGATTTTAAGGGACTTGGCCGTCAGCTTTTAATCAAGCCTGATAAATTGCAAGATAGGATCTAGTTAATTTGCAGCATAtgcagcatatatatatatatatatatatatatatatatatatatatatatatatatgctgcaTATGCTGCAAATTAACTAGATCCTATCTTGCAATTTATCAGGCTTAGGAGAAATTGCTGCTTTTCTTACTTAGCGTCTTGTCCATGGCAATGTGTGGTAGTGTCCAAGGCATAATTTTGCTTCTGTTTTTCTATCtatagcattacacatttctgaggatttaacttaaaattgtttagagtggagaaagcgaatccatatagccgactccaattttttgggataaaggcttagttgagttgagttgagtttatctATTTGTAAGCTTAAGATTTAGAACAAATACTTGCCAAGTTTTTTCCATGACttctttaaatttctgctatcagaTGGCTATACTAACacaaaaaatttattttcatttgtcAAAAGACGTCATAATTGCATCAGGCCACACAGAATTTTTGCAAAATAAAGCagttgtagaattaattatactgaaattttgGACAAACTTACAATGTTACCCAATTATCCCTAAGAAGCATTGTTAGgcatggacagaatttgggtgaAGGCCATTGTCACAATGCTGAAATT harbors:
- the LOC110660032 gene encoding zinc finger A20 and AN1 domain-containing stress-associated protein 5-like; its protein translation is MESNHNMEPPLCANDCGFYETVQKRNLCSKCYKEYQEQEEHAIKAVTSSIDQLSLVAETVVDSSDEAASTSTKNRCTSCNKRLGLTGFNCRCGYVFCRSHRYPEDHACTIDFKGLGRQLLIKPDKLQDRI